The sequence below is a genomic window from Humulus lupulus chromosome 3, drHumLupu1.1, whole genome shotgun sequence.
AGTATAGAGGAGGTGGATGTGAGGATGCCTGTCCTCCATGTCTTTTTCTGTCTTTTTAAATGGACACCCAAGGGGAAAATTTAAAGGATCAAGGGGTCTTCGCCAAGGGGATTCCTTGTCTCCCTTATTGTTTACTTTGGTGGTGGATGTTTTGGGCAGAATGAATGATAAGGCTAAAAGTGTCTCGACTTTTAGAGGTTTTACAGTGGGCAATGATAGAGTCAACATCAGTCATCTTCAGTTTGCAGATGATACAATATTCTTTGCTAACGATGAGGAGTCCTTGGTTGTGCTTCTGGATATCCTAAACGTCTTTAGTGTTGTGTTTGGTTTATCTATAAATTTGCAGAAATGTCAGTTGTTGGGGATTAATCTGCATAAGGAGTTAGTAGATCGGTAGGCTAGTGAGATTGGCTGTGAAGTGGGTCAGTGGCCAATTCAGTACTTGGGCCTTCCTTTGGGGGCTTCTCCTTGTTCCAAAGTGTTGTGGGAGCCTGTTATTTCTAAATGTGCTAAACGGTTTGATAACTGGAAGAGTGCTTTTCTGTCAAGAAGTGGTAGGTTGACTCTTATTCAATCTGTTTTGTCTTCTATCCCAATGTATTACCTGTCGCTCTTTCGTATCCCTAAGAGTGTGGTGGGGTTTATTGAGAAATTGATGCGTGACTTTCTGTGGGAAGGTGCGGATCGTTCAGGGGCTGATCACTTGGTATCCTGGCAAGAAGTCTGTAAATCTCAGAGTCACGGTGGATTGGGTAATGGAAATTTGGTATTGAGGAACAAgactttttgtaacgccctagataaccaagatcgttacactatgtgttaataaaggtgcaagactttctaatcaagtcatttagttgaaaatgtgtcgctAAACCATTATAGAATTAGGGCTAAAAGATTTTGGTTGTAAAtgataaattttcatttaaataagtgtttgttacacaggatcccaaaaataaataggATTAAAGAATAGTTTACAAAATCTCAAAGgttatatacaaccacaagccactctaatgacaaaataggcattttaggtcctcttgtccctgtatcatcccttggccgtggcggccaagcatacgactatgtacattccacccctagagctctccaattcagggttggtccaacttacccttgcctttacctgcaccacgtagtacccatgagccaaggcccaacaagaaaaacatatcatagagcataatcaataatcagtaatcaaataattcataacTCATCAATACAGATACTCAAtagaccacattgttcacataatcagtgatatcaatttGCAAACCAGTAATCAATCATCTAGGTAATAAATATGCCATAACCATCAgattaataacagtaaacatatcacacaatatccagggtcgacgcccttaggtcgcaccctctgtttatcccactgacttcggctcgcttaggccgagctcagtgattatataattaacattagctaccagtggccgagccgcaacCTGTGCGCTAATAAtaattccagcactcttaggccttTTATTTCATGTCcacatgacataataccatcatatgacattgcatacaagtatagggaactcttagtcccaacataatcacataaccgggtgcagttctcttacctttgattccgagcggagaaaGTGAACTgactccgagcacgatccttagcctcgagctttggcgacaaacctagtcacaagaattATCGATATATATCAACTTCCGATCAGAAATATAATACTTAGGTAGcaaaactagcctctgggacctcaatttctactaaactgggtagaagaaattgtcccgagcccctaagatcaaacccccgagccctaacactAATTCAAAACCTCCCAAGCCAAACCTCCCAGGCGAGTTGCGACTTGGttcagcaagtcgcgacttgccccaagtcagagagcaagctctcacgccaaaggggaggcgggtcacaacttggccaagcaagtcacgacgcgcccccaagtcagagagctcctatggccagaagggccacacgcgccgTGGCGCCCCTAggctgggtcgcggcgcaccctgCGAACCCAGGGAAAACTTGGgttttcctcctccttcttccaGCCATGGACACCTAAATTTTACCCAAAATTTTCCCTCAACACTTTCCCAAATTCAACACCACCCAGTAACAAACTCATAACTCAATTATACATTTTAATCACCCAATAGCTTAGTtacaaaacataatatatatCTCCTAATTCACCAGCCACAATTACTCCATAGACTCAGTCCAACACAACATGATTTCTCAAACTCAAGAACCTAAAGTTCACCTAAAACAACCCATTAACATTCAGAGATTAAGGTTCAAGTTCTTACCTCCCTTTGGGTGCTCAAACACCTGCTGAATCTTCACACTAACTCAGTCCCAAAACCTTAGCTTTTTCCTCTCATTTCCAGCCACAATTCAAGCTTAGCTTCTCATCAACTTCTTCTATTTTCTCACAAATTTTCAGCTCAACcccaagagaaaaagaaagagaaattgttaaagagagagagaattaaattctgctttttttttttctcaatctaGAGCCTTCTACTTAACTCTAACATAAATGTTGAGTATATATCCTTGGCCCtaggaaatgaccattttaccctcccaaaataaagttatcattttacttaatctaggggtataatTGTCATTTGCTTCCAATTTCCACTAATTcatcaagtgttcctaatatttattacttaaatcccatcatcaaattaatcaccaattatttacccaatgtttAATAATCTTCAATATATtcccctaaattcccaaaaatacccctaggctcctccgagccgggtataaatccccatcgtgactatttcgccaaaccgctcgctaggaccatctcgagccatatgctacaaatatatccacataataatttggtctcaacaatttatcacaaataatcacatttatacccctaaaaGCTAAATatggcctatatgcatactaatgctcataatcatgcatttcacatatccatataatcatataagcatgcttatcacataatcatgcattaaattatttaaatcactcataaaccaattatgccttcccggcacactaatcaaggccctcaagccttattagcaattttgggtcgttacacttttcTCATGAAGTAGTTGTGGCGGTTTCCTTTAGAATGTAAGTCTTTATGGCATAGGGTGGTTAAGAGTAGGTATGGTGTAGATGGTGGTCGCTGGGATACAAATTATGGGGGGAGATTGTCTGCTCGTGGTCCTTGGAGAGACATCACGACTTTGTATGAGGACTATAGGCGTTTGGTCTGTTTTAAGGTGGGGAGGGGAGACGGTATTCAATTTTGGGAGGATGTTTGGATTGGTGATTGCTCCTTGTAGTCGCAATTCCCTGATTTATTTAGGGTGTCCAGGGCCGAGAATTGTTTGATCAAAGACTTGGCAGTAGCAGAGGGTGTTAGGAGTTCAGGCGGCCTAGGTTGGGATTTGAGATTTAGAAGGAATTTATTTGATAGGGAGATTCCTAGTTTGGTTGAGTTGTTGCAATTGCTTCAGTTTGTGTATCTTCCATCAATTTTGGAGGACAGGAGGATTTGGATTCCAGACAATAGCAGAGTTTTCAACTACAAGACTGCCTTTCATAGTTTGAGCTATGCTCATTTAGGCCCGGAGGTGTCTTGGGCTAAGAGGTTATGGAAGAGTGTCGTTCCTTCAAAAGTTAAAGTGTTTGGTTGGTTGTTATTCTTGGATAAGTTAAATGTCCATGTTAATTTGCAGAGGAGAAGACCTTTTTATTATTTGTCGCCAAATTGGTGTGTGAGCTGTAAGAATGAGTGTGAGTCAGCTAGTCATTTATTTCTAGAGtgttctttttctgggctttgtgGGGTAAAGTGTTTAACGAGTTCGGGGTCTCTTGGTGTATGCCTTCCTCTTGTTCTCAATTGTTCCATTGCAAGTTAGAGGGAGGAAAGAGGATGGCTCGTTTATGGCAGAGTACTGTGTTGGCCACTTTTTGGGCAATTTGGTTGGAGAGAAATAGCAGAATTTTTGAAGAGTCCTCTTGTTTTGTGGAGTCTCTCTGGGATAAAGTCAATTTTTGGATTGCTACGTGGGTGTATAGATTGAAAGGTTTTGAGGGAGTTTTTTTATGGATCTGTGTAGAGAGTGGGTGATTTGTGGTCGTAACTTTTTTAGGTAGGGTTTTTTTTTTCCGagccttgttttttttttttttttttaccacagTATTCCTCCGCCATAAGTGAGGGCTCTCAATGTTATTGAGAGGAGGTTTTCTTTGACCTCTAtctctatttcaaaaaaaaaaagttcacattttaattttgagtttatgccTGATTCTGTGTTTTGCATGCTTACCTATTTGGatctttgtttttaaaaatgtattttaGACATCGTGTTTTGCTAAAAAGTTCAAATAATCCTATGAACCCAATTTTTGTCAATGTATTTTTCAATACAACCAAAATATCCTTGGGACttattaattttcaaataaaaaataatgtaaaTATACCCTTGGGATTTATTATTTTTCGAGACGATATACCCGACCACAAGTCGGGTCAAAAAAGAAGACTGGCACTCGAGCTTTAGTACTAGGTTAAAAGCTACACTTATGCACTAGGTACCTCTTGAGCATCATGATTCATGAGCATGCTCGAAAGGAAGGATGCCTTTCAGTAGAACACACAAGTAGACAAGAGCTTGAAAAATGGAAGATTAGAGTGCAAAGTTGACTTGATTAGTGTTATTTGAGTTAATCAAAACTAATTGGCCAAACGTTAAAACATGAAAGTCTTGTTTAAACACATATAATTGAAATAAATGTAGTTAactaattttgaatattttgttatTATAAATAAGGTAACAAAATTCTTGAATTGAGAAGAGATTGATTCTTCAACCACTATAAATTAGAGGTGTATGATAGAGAAGAGGGACGGATTATGCATGCCAAAACGTTGTGGATATCGCAACTGAAACAGTAATAACACTCACTAGTAAACGCAGAAGGTTAATTTTTTTGGGCTAAATTACTATAGCTATGGTGTCTCCtttgtttctttttttgtttttttttctcttgcaTAAACCGTATCAcaacttttttttcttcaaattttcgtTGACAAATTCTTGAGCCAAATGCCTATAAAAACTGAAGGATGGAGAATTGGTTACAAGGTATTGGAATTCCAAAATTCTATCAATTTTCACAAAAGAATTAATATAGGTAActagtatatgtatatatagctAACAATTTGAATATATTTCTCTGATATAAAATCTACAAGAAAATGTAGATTTCTTACAGaagagccaaaaaaaaaaaaacattacgaaaaaaaaataataaaaaaaaacaaaaaaatttacccgTGGGGAATAGCATCAGGAATATGAAAATCACCATATTCATGTATAGCTTTATTTATCTACTCATGTTTCCAATGTTCCATGAGATACACTACTAATAGTTAAATAATTTCTCAATATATCATTCATTTttagtcttgatttttttttcttttcttttcttcataaAGCTGGTtaccataaaaaaaaaagctGCAAAGAATATAAAGATGGTTACCcgaaaaaaaaatagtagaagAAATTCTATTGAGACTTCAAACATGTATAAGTTAAGGTACAATATCATAACAAATGAGTCACTATCATAAGCAACCACCTTCATCATCGCTATAATACTTCATGCACCATTACCGCCTTAATTTTGATGCGTCCATAAATCAATATACCATATCATAATTCTTAAGATCACAACTTTTTACTAACTCTTGGGATAATGATAACAAGATCATTGTAATAATATTGTTTGTTCATATTTATGACCCCCCCTACTGCTATCTGGATATTGGACTATGATCAAACATCAAATGTTTACAAGAATGTTGAGATTTTTCTATCCAATCTAACTAAGCCAAAAAAAATATAGAGCTTAGATTTGTACTCGCAAGTAGTACTAACCACACTTGAAGTAAACTTGATACTAAGCCATATAATGATGTGATAATTTCACTTTATAATGATGGAGTGTactgattatgtttatgatgtatcaacttattggaattgTTTCATGTTGTAATTCTTTCCTACAACACAGAACTCAGCAATGCACAAACACTCCAATACAATAACTAATAAAACTGTTTAAGAATAATGCAAGAAACAATCTAACAATGAAATTGCTAAGGTAATGCTAAAGCAATTAAAGTCAGCAGAACATAACAATGAACATAATGCAGTAAAGTAATCAAAGACACAAGAATTATACAGGTTCGGCCAAACCAAGGACCTACTTCCTGTTTACTCCCCTGAGTAGTCTCTTTTATTGATTTAAGAGATGAAATTACAAAGCTAACAATGTTAGGTGCATCACTAATCTCAaacttctccaagaactcaattcgAGTTCTTTCTTGATCTTCTTGAAGTCAATCGGCTGAACCCTtcttcacagcttcacaatctCTCTATCTAGGCTCTCAACTCACTAATTCAATATGAATTACAGTACATTAGAATGTGTATCCCGAGCCCCTTTTATAACTAAGACATAGAGACCGAAATGACTAAAATAACCTTGATGCACACTAACTAACTTTAACAACTAACTGTATAAACTAACAGTATGTTAGTTTATCCTTTTTACTGTGGATTACAATTCCACAAATTCCACCTTAATCCATAGTAAAAGGATCAATAGCTTCAAACTCAGGGAAGTGATCCAGCTTTCTTAAAGAGAGGTTATATTCAGTAGTTCCAAGCAATGTTGGAACTTACTGACTGAGAGAACTTTAGTACCTGCATCTGCAGGATTTTCTTCACTAGGTACCTTTCCAAGTTCTACTTCTCCTTCTTCTATCTTATCTCTGATCCAAAACAATCTGATGTCAATGTGTTTTGACCTCTCATGATAAACTGGATTTCTACAAAGATGAATAGCTGATTGGCTGTCCGAGAACACATTCACCTTGCCTGTTAACAATTGAATCTCATTCAATAATCCTTTGATCCAAACAGCCTCCTTGAAAGCCTCAGTGGTGGCCATGAATTCTGCTTCAGTTGTTGAGAGTGCCACCACTTGTTGCAACTGAACTTTCCAACTGACACAACATCCATTCAGTAAGAAACAGTAGCTAGTTATGGATTTCCTAGTATCTCTATTTGATGCATAATCTGCATCAACATATCCTTCAAGATATACCTTTGTTTCTGACTTGACAAACTGTAAACCAACTTTGGTTGTAGCCTTCAAGTATCTCAGCAGCCATTTCAACCCTTTCCAATGTTCTACTCCTGGATTGGACATGTATCTACTCAACACACTCACTGCATAGGCAATATCTGGCCTGGTGCTAATCATGGAGTACATTACACTCCCAATGGCTTCTGCATAGGGTACTTCCTCCATATCCTTTATTTCTTGATCAGTTTTAGGTGACTGATCTGTTGACAAATTAAAGTGTCCTGCTAGAGGTACATTTACCTCTTTTGAATATGACATTTTGAACTTCTGAATCACCTTCTTCAGATAACCTTCTTGTGTTAGCATAAGCCTCTTTGCATTTCTGTCTCTAATGATATCAATTCCCAGAATTTTCCTTGCAGCCCCAAgatccttcatttcaaattcacTCTTCAACACATTCTTTAGTCGAGTTATTTGTTGCATATCCTTGCTCATTatgagcatgtcatccacatagatcAACAAGAAAACAACTGagcttgaatccaaatctgagaagTATAAGCAGGTGTCATACTTGGATCTTGTGTACCCCACTTTAGTCACTACTGTATTGAACTTCTTGTACCACTGCCTCGGGGACTGCTTCAATCCATATAAAGACTTCTTGAGCAAACACACTAGTTCACCCCTCtttgattccaccttgaatcctTCTGGTTGGGACATAAATATGGTCTCTTCTAATTGACCATTTAGAAATGttgtttttacatccatttgctCAATACTCCATTCAAACTGAATAGCCAAAGCCAGCATTATTCTGATTGTCTTCATCTTGACAACTGGTGAGAATATCTCAGAGTAGTCCACTCCCTCGACCTGCGTAAACCCTTTTGCTACAAGCCTTGCCTTGTAAACCTTTGGCTCCTTCTCAGTTATCCCTTCTTTTACTTTAAATACCCATTTGCAGTCAATAATCTTCTGTCTTTCAGGTTTGAataccaacttccaggtgttGTTTTCTTTAAGTGAGTTCAGTTCTTCCATCATGGCCTGTTTCCATTTCTGAGAATCTCTGCTgtttattgcctctgagtagctTCTTGGTTCTGGTTCTGTTGACTGGTTTGCAATAGAAAGTGCATATGCTATGATGTCTGCCTCTATGTATCTTTCAGGTGCCTTGACATCTCTTCTAATCCTGTCTCGAGCTAGCTGGTAATTACTTAAGTCTTCTTCTTGAGTTTCAGTCTCAATCTCAGGTTCAAAACTTTCCTGTTCATTCAGTTCTATGTTGGGAGGTTCTACCTCAATCTGAACACCAGCTTTGCTTGGTAACTTGTTACCTGAAACATCAGAAACAGAAcctttctcatttcttttaaaAGGAAAATCTAACTCATTAAAAATCACATCTCTACTTATTAAAATCTTGTTAGTTTCAGTAGAAAGTAACCTGTAACCTTTGACCCCAACTTGGTATCCcattaaaacacatttaatcgATCTCTTACCAAGTTTGTCTTCAACACTATGTGCATATGCTGCACAACCAAAGGTTCTGAGATGTGCAAGAGATGGTGGTCTTTTACTCCACAGTTCCTCAGGAGTCTTCAGATTAATTGCTCTACTTGGACTCCTGTTTATTAGATAACAAGCAGTATACAAAGCCTCTCCCCAATATTTCTTGGGTAAACCAGATTCAAGTAAAAGACATCTCACTTTATTTAAAAGTGTTCTATTCATTCTCTCAGCAATGCCATTTTGCTGAGGAGTTTTGATTACTGTCCTATGTCTTTGCATACCATTTTTAACACATAAATCAGAGAATTCCTCATTTATAAACTCTAGTCCATTATCAGTCCtaagtgtttttatttttaactcaGTTTGAGTTTCAACATAAACTTTCCAGTTTTTAAACTTGTTTAAACACTCACTCTTATGTTTCAATAGTAGTACCCACACCTTTCTACTATAGTCATCAATAATGGACAAGAAATACTGGTTACCTCCTGGAGTTTTAATCCTGCTTGCACCCCATAAGTCTGCATGTATGTATTCCAGCACCTTGTTTGCTCTATAATTGCTGTGAGAGAACTTTAGTCTATGTTGTTTACCCTGCACACAAATCTCACAGAAAGGTAGGTTAGCATGATTATAATTCTGTAACAAACCTTGTTTAGACAACTCAACTAAACCTTGTTCGCTTATGTGCCCCAATCGAGCATGCCATAATTTTGAATCTGTTTTGCATTTGCTAACAGCAGCTGCCTGTGCAGGAGGTATGGTCTTTCCATCTAGGAAATATAATCCAAGCCTCTTAATGCCTTTCATGACCAATAATGACCCTTTTGTAATCCCCATAGTCCCTTTACCAGTTCTATACTCATATCCTTCATCATCCAAGGTGCCTAAAGAAATCAAGTTTCTTTTCAAATCTGGAATATGCCTGACTTTGTTTAAAACCTTTATTGTGCCATCTGCATTTCGAATAGCAATATTTCCAATGCCAACAACTTGACATTTATGATCATTGCCCATCATAACACTCCCACCATCTATCTCTGAGTAGTCCATAAACCAGCTTCTATTTGGACTCATGTGGTAAGTACAACCACTATCTAGAATCCACTCTTCATGGTCTCTAAGACCTGAACCTGTGCATGCATCTCCATTGCTCAATTCTGTATTCTTTCTTTGT
It includes:
- the LOC133823825 gene encoding uncharacterized protein LOC133823825, whose amino-acid sequence is MSFSVFLNGHPRGKFKGSRGLRQGDSLSPLLFTLVVDVLGRMNDKAKSVSTFRGFTVGNDRVNISHLQFADDTIFFANDEESLVVLLDILNVFSVVFGLSINLQKCQLLGINLHKELSAFLSRSGRLTLIQSVLSSIPMYYLSLFRIPKSVVGFIEKLMRDFLWEGADRSGADHLVSWQEVCKSQSHGGLGNGNLFVYLPSILEDRRIWIPDNSRVFNYKTAFHSLSYAHLGPEVSWAKRGEDLFIICRQIGV